The following are encoded in a window of Fibrobacter sp. UWB2 genomic DNA:
- a CDS encoding geranylgeranylglyceryl/heptaprenylglyceryl phosphate synthase, which translates to MKPGKTELRLNADIEKRGALFAVLLDPDTSDEAAFVKAGTMAAENGADLLLVGGSYLGNFTLPKQVAALKAAVDLPVILFPGGASQVVPGFDAMLFMTLVSGRNPNYLIDEQVRGGALVRALNMEAIPTAYQLINSGKRTTVEYISNTMPVPANKPKLSMVNSIAAELMGMRYVYLEAGSGAEEPVPVEHIAYTRKATEMTIITGGGIKDPQTAAVRVAAGAQIIVTGTLWEKVNDPALLKEFAAAIHVKG; encoded by the coding sequence ATGAAACCTGGTAAGACTGAACTCCGTTTGAATGCTGATATCGAAAAGCGCGGTGCACTTTTTGCTGTGCTCTTGGATCCGGATACTTCGGACGAGGCCGCCTTTGTCAAGGCAGGTACGATGGCTGCAGAAAATGGTGCGGACTTGCTTTTGGTCGGCGGTTCTTACCTCGGCAATTTTACGCTCCCGAAACAGGTCGCAGCCCTCAAGGCCGCTGTCGACTTGCCGGTGATTCTTTTCCCGGGTGGCGCTTCTCAGGTTGTTCCTGGCTTTGATGCCATGCTCTTCATGACGCTCGTGAGTGGTCGCAATCCGAACTACCTCATTGACGAACAGGTGCGTGGTGGCGCTCTCGTGCGTGCACTCAACATGGAAGCAATCCCGACGGCTTACCAGCTCATCAACAGTGGCAAGCGCACGACGGTCGAATACATCAGCAACACGATGCCGGTGCCGGCCAACAAGCCGAAACTTAGCATGGTGAACTCCATCGCCGCAGAACTCATGGGCATGCGCTACGTTTACCTCGAAGCAGGCAGTGGTGCAGAAGAACCTGTGCCGGTCGAACACATTGCCTACACTCGCAAGGCAACTGAAATGACGATTATCACCGGTGGTGGAATCAAGGACCCGCAGACTGCGGCCGTCCGAGTTGCCGCAGGCGCCCAGATCATCGTCACAGGCACCCTTTGGGAAAAAGTCAACGATCCTGCACTTCTCAAAGAATTCGCCGCCGCAATACATGTAAAGGGGTAG
- a CDS encoding FISUMP domain-containing protein, whose translation MNYSKNCGQLVCKKTNLRLFLIAGLSIILNFAIATFFAVMVVGCSMGGSTEETSYLGGSSEEPAVEALLPNINVTGGAKMLARNVESTEVVDSSAMNTWSVAAKEGTIIRMAELDSVTLDTTGVFYFAKCNGYDGEFRFDSVSLNSPYVMLEIAPYVEDGSWTWDGTWSFDAYDEIWGEYPITYSIIVDVRDSGGVDINIMTYLEAARLRYLVRQGMDFAAAKQQADREILSAFGLPNGSFYFDKGRYPAYSKYETAMLYMNAFTSYWRRTNSPVELADVFGASGTFTSVDSIRDFFAARAYSFRVRMKSGSGNPAFLDGFLATLYELGACTAKSEGRTVELPCESKLFKDITCVSGAWTILDKNTPEEIEEAFSVTKGTMTDARDGKVYNTVTYSFEDSTYTWLAENLRYSDSLVQPVLGIDSAFFVKNQGRDGEFKEYINSRDSSYWETYAGYAVSDVIGGDSIVMDNGHFQGICPDGWHIPTRKEWSRVFYFAEKESGECYSQDCREQFEVYEGFGWYASQYLHQIGFGDITVEYMTFLDQEYKGAWSVWVLTMDNWKPIDYNVSDDPDVRISVRCVKN comes from the coding sequence ATGAATTACTCAAAAAATTGCGGACAACTTGTCTGTAAAAAGACGAACTTGCGATTGTTCCTGATTGCGGGCTTGAGTATAATCTTGAACTTTGCTATCGCTACGTTCTTCGCTGTGATGGTTGTAGGCTGCTCTATGGGCGGTTCCACTGAAGAAACGAGCTATTTAGGAGGCTCTTCCGAGGAACCCGCTGTTGAGGCTTTGCTTCCGAATATAAACGTGACGGGTGGTGCAAAAATGCTAGCTCGTAATGTTGAAAGTACTGAAGTCGTTGATAGTTCTGCCATGAACACGTGGAGTGTAGCCGCGAAAGAAGGTACGATTATAAGAATGGCTGAATTGGATTCGGTGACTTTGGATACGACAGGCGTGTTTTATTTTGCCAAGTGCAACGGTTATGACGGCGAATTCCGTTTTGACAGCGTTTCGCTGAACAGCCCGTATGTCATGCTTGAAATCGCGCCTTACGTTGAAGATGGTTCTTGGACGTGGGACGGAACATGGTCTTTTGATGCCTATGATGAAATTTGGGGAGAGTATCCGATAACGTATAGCATAATCGTTGATGTGCGGGATTCTGGTGGCGTTGATATCAACATCATGACTTATTTGGAGGCCGCTCGCTTGCGTTATCTTGTCCGTCAAGGAATGGACTTCGCGGCTGCAAAACAACAGGCCGATCGTGAAATTCTCAGTGCTTTTGGCTTGCCTAATGGTAGTTTTTATTTCGATAAAGGAAGGTATCCCGCATATTCTAAATATGAAACTGCGATGCTTTATATGAATGCGTTTACGTCTTATTGGAGACGGACAAATTCACCGGTTGAACTTGCTGATGTGTTTGGGGCGTCGGGAACGTTTACGTCTGTAGATTCGATAAGGGACTTTTTCGCAGCGAGAGCGTATTCGTTCCGAGTCCGTATGAAATCCGGCTCTGGAAATCCCGCATTCTTGGATGGTTTCTTGGCAACCCTTTATGAACTTGGGGCGTGTACTGCGAAATCGGAAGGGCGTACTGTAGAACTTCCGTGCGAGTCAAAGCTGTTTAAGGATATTACGTGTGTTTCGGGCGCGTGGACTATTTTGGATAAGAATACCCCGGAAGAAATTGAAGAGGCTTTCTCTGTTACGAAAGGGACGATGACGGATGCTCGCGATGGAAAAGTCTATAATACGGTGACGTACAGTTTCGAGGATTCAACTTATACCTGGCTTGCTGAAAACCTGAGGTATAGCGATTCGCTTGTTCAGCCTGTTTTGGGAATTGATTCGGCTTTCTTTGTTAAAAATCAGGGCCGCGATGGTGAATTTAAAGAATACATCAATTCGCGTGATTCCTCGTATTGGGAAACTTATGCGGGATACGCTGTTTCTGACGTCATTGGTGGCGATTCGATTGTAATGGATAATGGGCATTTCCAGGGTATTTGCCCGGATGGGTGGCATATCCCGACTCGTAAGGAATGGTCTCGAGTATTTTACTTTGCCGAAAAAGAAAGTGGTGAATGTTATTCTCAGGATTGCAGGGAACAATTTGAGGTTTATGAGGGCTTTGGATGGTACGCCTCACAGTATTTGCACCAGATTGGATTTGGCGATATTACGGTGGAGTATATGACATTTTTAGATCAGGAATACAAAGGTGCGTGGTCGGTATGGGTACTTACAATGGATAACTGGAAGCCGATTGATTACAATGTGTCTGATGATCCGGATGTACGCATAAGTGTTCGCTGCGTCAAAAACTAA
- a CDS encoding TIGR02147 family protein, whose product MKDVLEYTNYHQYIADYYAEKKAKSAFTWQTFTRAAGFSSPVFLKYVSEGRSNLSEETAGQVASAMGLANYELDYFCEMVRFDHAKTDEEKKSIFNKMLAIADIHKVRVLEGDSFRYFDSWKNPVLRELAPAMPGAKPLALAKACRPEITAAEVSESLSFLIKANLLQKDENGNYVQTEKSVTTGPMDVTPVAVRGMHRQMGEFALETIEGVPQDQRHFSGLTLGITQSAYDEIVEEIAAFRKRIIAIATRDDETDEVYRLNVQFFPLTKKSVKKG is encoded by the coding sequence ATGAAGGATGTACTAGAGTACACGAACTATCACCAGTACATCGCGGATTATTACGCCGAGAAAAAGGCAAAATCCGCGTTTACTTGGCAAACTTTTACGCGGGCGGCAGGGTTTTCGTCGCCGGTGTTCCTAAAATACGTGAGTGAAGGCCGCTCTAACTTGAGCGAAGAAACTGCAGGTCAAGTGGCATCTGCGATGGGCCTTGCAAATTACGAACTGGATTACTTTTGCGAAATGGTCAGGTTCGACCATGCGAAAACGGACGAAGAGAAAAAGTCCATTTTCAACAAAATGCTCGCTATCGCTGACATCCATAAAGTAAGAGTTCTTGAGGGAGATTCCTTCCGTTATTTTGATAGCTGGAAAAATCCGGTACTCCGTGAACTAGCCCCTGCCATGCCTGGCGCAAAACCGCTTGCGCTTGCCAAAGCCTGCCGCCCGGAAATCACTGCCGCCGAAGTCTCTGAATCGCTGAGTTTCTTGATCAAGGCGAACTTGTTGCAAAAAGACGAAAACGGCAATTATGTCCAAACTGAAAAATCCGTAACGACAGGACCTATGGATGTGACTCCTGTGGCTGTCCGCGGGATGCATCGCCAGATGGGCGAGTTCGCACTTGAAACTATTGAAGGTGTGCCGCAAGATCAACGCCATTTTTCTGGCCTCACGCTCGGTATCACGCAATCTGCTTACGATGAAATTGTTGAGGAAATCGCTGCATTCCGCAAGCGCATCATTGCGATTGCCACGCGCGATGACGAAACGGACGAGGTCTACCGACTAAACGTTCAGTTTTTCCCGTTGACAAAAAAGAGTGTTAAAAAGGGTTAG
- a CDS encoding FISUMP domain-containing protein, producing MNYSKFSGLVACKMAMLLAFMFAACSDEPSVSPLAQDGGYTEEQGVYALVGRVGDVYPALLMSTADENGSEDSLKNDGSVFAAKGTVVSVYELDSLTLEKTGRSFVDTVDNDSGRFAFESLALNSPYVLIETLDSCYVENCRERGAFYGRNASRPASMVDSSRDRRMFSQELKAVVDLRDVKKVSVSSLTTSKMPLLQKYFAEGKSFAEAGKMAEHEILENLGIYEYFGGFENLNDGNSELAFVNELVRMSESSMLKDLRGMDPMLVYAVPPKLFVGRGEIREQYYLNSKKMIDYKVGYMARLNDLGQCTDARENAAAEINALEGKVSVVCRSAKWTLGFKTIEHTMGSMTDNRDGKTYKTVTYNWGDVSQTWMAENLDFVDTTSLSVDSSLRANLSGSIDCYYHQEDYRMADCGVYGHAYQWKAAMNIGDDEVKVYSVDSLGDTTYFAKSESDPFGDYSQNAWTWNYTDYITPSNHNAYQGVCPDGWRIPTFEDWQTLLRNMGERYGVDQNDVLPALYDAVATGFDLKGWVQASIEEELRLVYFITFGYTNEFVLADVPLYELEIFNWKPDGFSLGLADMHAFVKRIESEGYNYSPYAPNTSAAVRCIKN from the coding sequence ATGAATTACTCTAAGTTTAGCGGGCTGGTTGCCTGCAAAATGGCTATGCTGCTGGCCTTTATGTTTGCGGCGTGCTCAGATGAACCTAGCGTTTCTCCGCTTGCGCAAGACGGCGGCTACACGGAAGAACAAGGTGTCTATGCTTTGGTGGGTCGCGTGGGCGATGTGTATCCTGCGTTGCTGATGTCGACAGCGGACGAGAACGGATCGGAGGATTCTTTGAAGAACGATGGTTCTGTGTTTGCTGCTAAGGGAACGGTTGTTTCTGTTTATGAATTGGATTCGTTGACGCTTGAAAAAACGGGCCGTTCTTTTGTGGATACCGTTGATAATGATAGTGGTCGTTTTGCATTTGAGTCGCTAGCTCTAAATAGCCCGTATGTGCTGATTGAAACCTTGGATTCGTGCTATGTAGAAAATTGTCGAGAACGTGGAGCTTTCTATGGGCGTAATGCGTCTAGGCCGGCAAGCATGGTGGATAGTTCGCGTGACCGTCGTATGTTTTCGCAGGAGTTGAAGGCTGTTGTGGATTTGAGAGATGTGAAAAAAGTAAGTGTAAGCTCTCTCACTACTTCCAAGATGCCGTTGTTGCAAAAGTATTTCGCTGAAGGAAAATCCTTTGCAGAAGCGGGTAAAATGGCTGAACATGAAATCCTTGAAAATCTTGGCATATATGAATATTTCGGCGGATTTGAAAATTTAAACGACGGAAATTCTGAGTTGGCTTTTGTGAATGAGCTGGTTCGAATGAGCGAATCTAGTATGCTTAAAGATCTTCGTGGGATGGATCCTATGCTTGTTTATGCGGTGCCGCCGAAATTATTTGTTGGGCGAGGCGAAATTCGAGAACAATATTATTTGAATTCGAAAAAAATGATAGACTATAAGGTTGGCTATATGGCTCGATTGAATGACCTTGGCCAGTGTACGGATGCTCGCGAAAATGCAGCCGCTGAAATCAATGCCCTTGAAGGTAAGGTGTCTGTAGTTTGCCGCTCCGCTAAGTGGACTTTGGGATTTAAAACGATTGAACATACCATGGGTTCTATGACGGATAATCGAGATGGAAAAACTTATAAGACGGTGACGTATAATTGGGGCGATGTCTCGCAAACTTGGATGGCGGAAAATCTTGATTTTGTGGATACCACATCTTTGAGTGTTGATAGTTCGTTAAGAGCGAATTTGTCTGGGAGCATCGACTGCTACTACCATCAGGAAGATTATAGAATGGCGGATTGCGGGGTGTATGGACATGCGTATCAGTGGAAAGCCGCAATGAATATTGGAGACGATGAAGTGAAGGTATATTCTGTTGATTCTCTTGGGGATACAACGTATTTTGCGAAGTCGGAGTCAGATCCATTTGGAGATTATTCTCAAAATGCTTGGACTTGGAATTATACAGATTATATCACGCCGTCAAATCATAATGCGTATCAGGGCGTTTGCCCGGATGGGTGGAGAATCCCGACATTTGAAGATTGGCAAACGTTGTTGCGGAATATGGGTGAACGATATGGTGTTGATCAAAATGACGTTTTGCCGGCGCTTTATGATGCTGTTGCGACGGGATTTGATTTGAAAGGCTGGGTTCAGGCTAGCATTGAGGAAGAACTTCGTCTTGTGTATTTCATAACCTTTGGGTACACTAACGAGTTTGTTTTAGCGGATGTGCCTTTGTATGAATTGGAAATTTTCAATTGGAAACCTGATGGTTTTAGTTTAGGGTTGGCGGATATGCATGCCTTTGTGAAAAGAATAGAAAGTGAGGGGTATAATTATAGCCCTTATGCACCGAATACTTCTGCCGCTGTCCGCTGCATCAAAAACTAA
- a CDS encoding TIGR02147 family protein, producing MKDILEYTSYRQYIADYYADKKAKSAFTWQEFTRAAGFSSPVHLKYASEGKLNLSDAAALRVAQAMHLAGYEQDYFCEMVKFDNAKTDAEKKAAFGKMLSIADSVKAKIIEGDSFRYFESWKNPVLRELAPAMPGARPLALARACRPEITAAEVTETLNFLVKAGLLQKDKDGNYKQTERGVTTGPMEVTPIAVREMHRQMGEFALEAIEGVAQDERHFSGLTLGITRDAYEKIVQEIAEFRKRIITIATQDDGMDDVYRLNVQLFPMTNKSINKKG from the coding sequence ATGAAAGATATACTAGAATACACTAGTTATCGTCAGTATATTGCGGATTACTACGCCGACAAAAAGGCCAAATCCGCATTCACTTGGCAGGAGTTCACGCGTGCGGCGGGATTCTCTTCGCCAGTTCATCTGAAGTATGCTAGCGAAGGTAAGCTTAACTTGAGCGATGCGGCTGCACTGCGCGTGGCGCAGGCCATGCATCTTGCTGGCTACGAACAAGATTACTTTTGCGAAATGGTCAAGTTTGACAACGCAAAAACGGATGCCGAGAAAAAGGCCGCTTTTGGCAAAATGCTTTCAATTGCAGATTCTGTCAAGGCGAAAATCATCGAAGGCGATTCATTCCGCTATTTTGAAAGCTGGAAAAATCCGGTACTCCGTGAACTTGCCCCAGCGATGCCCGGTGCAAGGCCGCTTGCGCTTGCCCGTGCCTGCCGCCCAGAAATTACAGCCGCCGAGGTGACGGAAACGTTGAATTTTCTCGTCAAGGCGGGCTTGCTCCAAAAAGATAAAGACGGAAATTACAAGCAGACCGAAAGAGGCGTGACGACAGGGCCGATGGAGGTGACTCCGATTGCGGTTCGCGAAATGCATCGCCAGATGGGTGAGTTTGCTTTGGAAGCCATTGAAGGCGTTGCTCAAGATGAACGCCATTTCTCAGGCCTTACGCTCGGTATCACGCGCGATGCCTACGAAAAAATTGTTCAGGAAATAGCTGAATTCCGCAAGAGGATTATTACGATTGCGACGCAAGATGACGGTATGGACGATGTCTACCGTTTAAATGTGCAGCTCTTTCCGATGACAAACAAAAGTATTAATAAAAAAGGTTAG
- a CDS encoding FISUMP domain-containing protein, translating to MNFNKITLAALMALLLAACSDENKSLGSMGGAEEETAYVLNGRIGDVIPMMLRAKESGAVSGQALIALEGSIVVVFELDSVTLAKTGRSFTDSLKNKDGRFSFEDVSLQSPYVLIENQRSFDSLSCPTCRQRADWDSVYATENNVIYMEVARAIVDLRKIKEISVNSLTNKKVPLWLKYVAEGMDAATASDKAESEILESYGVYESLGAFEEGGDENSDLPFLQEMVGDLQPYSAFKVHMDLHEFYKSLLFISPKLIAKRGGAVERLYRNAEKMNNYRVGYYAKEHGFGRCAEAREGEMQSIEDYYGAPITIVCRSGKWTLGFKKMDYTKGTMTDPRDGTVYKTVTYDANGVSQTWMAENLNFADTSLIADSALKANLPGHSLCKVYDPWCKLYGRYYSWIGAMGIGEKDFRVYAVEPNGDTLFLEQQCYDAQIKECPSEDMVCANEQYRIQQHCDTLYTWSRKIPGDYDSVMDCVEEKMLKCDDHDDECLKSVKETCQSMYGGRYLPGPDWSYGYVEYMADKNKDDYQGVCPDGWRIPTADDWKKLLQIMGDAYGVDSLESGVVLYDDEATGFGMEKVVEEIFVEEETGWMSISSSWWIQFIVADAPIYSLTFYGKNAGMPLNMLGVGVGPETTFFTPVDNFYSAFVRCIKK from the coding sequence ATGAATTTCAACAAGATTACTTTGGCTGCGCTGATGGCGCTCCTTTTGGCGGCTTGCTCAGACGAAAACAAATCACTTGGCTCGATGGGTGGCGCCGAAGAAGAAACCGCATATGTTTTGAATGGGCGAATTGGCGATGTTATTCCAATGATGCTTCGTGCAAAGGAATCGGGGGCGGTCTCGGGCCAAGCTTTGATTGCACTAGAAGGCTCGATTGTTGTTGTTTTTGAATTGGATTCTGTGACGCTTGCTAAAACTGGCCGTAGTTTTACTGATTCGTTGAAGAACAAAGATGGTCGTTTCTCGTTCGAAGATGTTTCTTTGCAAAGCCCTTATGTGTTGATTGAAAATCAAAGATCGTTTGATTCCTTGAGCTGCCCGACATGTCGCCAACGCGCGGATTGGGATTCCGTGTATGCAACAGAGAATAATGTTATATATATGGAAGTGGCAAGAGCCATTGTTGATTTGCGAAAAATCAAAGAGATCAGCGTGAATTCGTTGACGAACAAGAAAGTTCCGCTTTGGTTGAAATATGTTGCCGAGGGGATGGATGCGGCTACTGCAAGCGATAAAGCCGAAAGCGAAATCCTTGAAAGTTATGGCGTTTACGAGAGCCTGGGTGCCTTTGAAGAAGGTGGCGATGAAAATTCGGATTTGCCTTTTTTACAAGAAATGGTCGGTGATTTGCAGCCTTATTCTGCGTTTAAAGTTCACATGGATCTTCATGAATTTTATAAATCCTTGTTGTTTATTTCGCCCAAATTAATTGCTAAGAGAGGCGGCGCTGTTGAACGCCTTTATCGAAATGCGGAAAAAATGAACAATTATCGAGTGGGTTATTATGCGAAAGAACATGGATTTGGACGATGCGCGGAAGCGCGTGAAGGTGAAATGCAATCTATAGAAGATTATTATGGTGCGCCTATTACAATTGTCTGCCGCTCTGGAAAGTGGACGTTGGGCTTTAAAAAGATGGATTATACAAAAGGCACAATGACGGACCCTCGCGATGGAACAGTTTATAAAACGGTGACGTATGATGCGAATGGCGTTTCGCAGACATGGATGGCCGAGAATTTGAATTTCGCGGATACGTCGTTGATTGCTGACAGCGCGTTGAAGGCAAATTTGCCAGGACATTCGTTGTGTAAGGTTTATGATCCGTGGTGTAAATTGTATGGCCGTTATTATTCGTGGATTGGCGCAATGGGTATCGGCGAAAAAGACTTTAGGGTATATGCCGTTGAACCGAATGGCGATACGTTGTTCTTGGAACAGCAATGCTACGATGCTCAAATAAAAGAGTGCCCATCTGAAGATATGGTTTGCGCGAATGAACAATATCGGATTCAACAGCATTGTGATACCTTGTATACCTGGTCTCGCAAAATTCCAGGCGATTATGACTCCGTAATGGACTGTGTTGAAGAAAAAATGTTGAAGTGCGACGACCATGATGATGAGTGTCTAAAAAGTGTGAAAGAAACTTGTCAATCTATGTATGGTGGTAGATATCTGCCGGGTCCTGATTGGTCGTATGGTTATGTCGAATACATGGCGGATAAAAATAAGGATGACTATCAAGGTGTATGCCCTGATGGGTGGCGAATTCCCACGGCGGACGATTGGAAAAAGTTGTTGCAAATTATGGGAGATGCCTATGGTGTTGATTCTCTTGAATCGGGCGTCGTCCTTTACGATGATGAGGCGACCGGTTTTGGAATGGAAAAAGTCGTTGAGGAAATCTTTGTCGAGGAAGAGACTGGATGGATGTCTATAAGCAGTTCTTGGTGGATTCAGTTTATTGTGGCAGATGCGCCCATTTATTCGCTTACTTTCTATGGAAAAAATGCGGGCATGCCGTTGAACATGCTTGGTGTTGGTGTTGGTCCAGAGACGACGTTCTTTACGCCTGTTGACAACTTTTATTCGGCTTTTGTTCGTTGCATAAAGAAATAA
- a CDS encoding TIGR02147 family protein has translation MKDILEYTDYRRYIADYYADRKAKTAFSWQEFAKTTGFSSPVYLKYVSEGRFNLSESAADRLARSINLTDYECEFFVEMVKFDHAKNDADKRAAFSKMVSIAESHKAKIVDGESFRFFEDWKNPVLRELAPAMPGAKPLAMARACRPEVSAAEVSESLSFLVKANLLQKDKDGNYAQTDKVVTTGPMEFTPLAVRGLHRQMGEFALDAIENVPQDERHFSGLTLGITREAYEKIVQRIAEFRKDIIAIATSETATEEVYRLNVQFFPMTKKSANKD, from the coding sequence ATGAAAGATATACTAGAATATACGGACTACCGCCGGTATATCGCGGATTACTACGCCGATCGAAAGGCGAAGACTGCGTTTTCTTGGCAGGAGTTCGCCAAAACAACAGGTTTCTCTTCGCCGGTCTACCTTAAATACGTGAGCGAGGGTCGCTTCAACTTGAGCGAATCTGCGGCCGATCGCTTGGCCCGCTCCATAAATCTCACCGATTACGAATGCGAATTCTTTGTTGAAATGGTCAAGTTTGACCATGCGAAGAACGATGCCGATAAGCGCGCTGCTTTCAGCAAGATGGTCTCGATTGCAGAGTCCCATAAGGCGAAAATCGTCGATGGCGAGTCCTTCCGCTTTTTTGAAGACTGGAAAAATCCGGTGCTCCGTGAACTCGCTCCTGCCATGCCTGGCGCAAAGCCTTTGGCGATGGCGCGTGCCTGCCGCCCCGAAGTTTCCGCTGCCGAAGTCTCTGAATCGCTGAGTTTCTTGGTCAAGGCGAATTTGCTCCAAAAAGATAAAGATGGGAACTACGCTCAAACCGATAAAGTCGTGACCACTGGCCCGATGGAATTTACACCGCTCGCCGTTCGCGGGTTGCATCGTCAAATGGGCGAGTTTGCACTCGACGCCATTGAAAACGTCCCTCAGGACGAACGTCATTTCTCGGGCCTTACGCTTGGTATCACTCGCGAAGCGTACGAAAAAATCGTGCAGAGAATTGCCGAATTTCGTAAGGACATCATTGCGATTGCGACAAGTGAAACTGCAACGGAAGAGGTCTACCGTCTGAATGTGCAGTTCTTCCCGATGACCAAAAAGAGTGCTAATAAAGACTAG
- a CDS encoding GSCFA domain-containing protein: MDFFTKIDIPVADWQIDYNSKLAFFGSCFADNISAQFASRKFNVLANPFGTVYNPLSAAMQIKAIANGKKFGGPEIFQDARGPWHCWDAHSSLSAATREECIAKLDEATAKAHEFLQKADTVFITLGTAFVYFLRENGVAVSNCHRQDPRMFIRKMISVDHAAEALKSIVHDLLKLKNDRIGENREFHIVFTVSPLRHLSDGAHENTLSKATLQLAIEKVTREIVTEPATTISYFPSYEIVMDELRDYRFYDDDMIHLSKTAEGYIFERMAETYCNEKTREDIRKVEKFMKMANHRVVDSQSPASREFAQKIIAQAETLEKEITGLHLNNEK; this comes from the coding sequence ATGGACTTTTTCACGAAAATCGATATTCCGGTTGCCGATTGGCAAATCGACTATAATTCTAAGCTCGCTTTTTTCGGGTCATGCTTTGCAGACAATATTTCGGCGCAGTTTGCATCGCGAAAATTCAACGTTTTAGCAAATCCGTTCGGAACGGTTTACAATCCGCTTTCGGCGGCGATGCAGATCAAGGCTATTGCGAACGGGAAAAAATTTGGAGGTCCCGAAATTTTTCAGGACGCACGCGGTCCGTGGCACTGTTGGGATGCGCATAGTTCACTTTCTGCAGCAACACGTGAAGAGTGCATTGCAAAATTGGACGAAGCCACAGCTAAAGCACATGAGTTTTTGCAGAAAGCCGATACCGTATTTATTACGCTCGGAACTGCGTTTGTGTACTTTTTGAGAGAAAACGGGGTTGCCGTTTCGAATTGCCATCGGCAAGACCCGAGAATGTTCATCCGCAAAATGATTTCCGTGGACCATGCGGCAGAAGCGCTGAAAAGCATCGTGCATGATTTGCTGAAGTTAAAAAATGACCGAATCGGCGAGAATCGCGAATTTCACATTGTCTTTACAGTTTCACCGTTACGGCATTTGAGCGACGGCGCTCACGAAAACACACTTTCAAAAGCGACATTGCAACTCGCAATAGAAAAGGTCACAAGAGAAATCGTCACAGAGCCCGCGACAACCATCAGTTATTTCCCGAGTTACGAGATTGTGATGGACGAACTGCGCGACTACCGCTTTTACGATGACGACATGATTCATTTGTCAAAGACGGCAGAAGGCTACATCTTTGAGCGCATGGCAGAAACGTACTGCAACGAGAAAACGCGCGAAGATATCCGCAAAGTGGAAAAGTTCATGAAAATGGCAAACCACCGTGTCGTTGACTCGCAATCGCCCGCCTCACGAGAATTCGCACAAAAGATTATAGCACAAGCCGAAACGCTCGAGAAAGAAATCACTGGGTTACATCTCAATAACGAGAAATAA